The following proteins are co-located in the Lepus europaeus isolate LE1 chromosome 15, mLepTim1.pri, whole genome shotgun sequence genome:
- the LOC133774690 gene encoding LOW QUALITY PROTEIN: protein PAT1 homolog 2-like (The sequence of the model RefSeq protein was modified relative to this genomic sequence to represent the inferred CDS: inserted 1 base in 1 codon; substituted 1 base at 1 genomic stop codon) produces MTRKEKDWVIKVQMVQLQTENPRLDYYYYQEYYRKLEKKQADEELLGQKNSVESLELETPYIXKAKVYESVVRIEGTLGQVAVSTCFSPRRAIDAVXHGTQEQDTGAASSERLRLLHQIEKMFLQLLEIEEGQKDGPSQPCSSEQHSNQVEKLFQALKTQEQNNLEEAADALQVLSVRKGKAQVARLLPFLPQDRAVSLLLAITHHLPLLVRRDVTDQALHMLFKPLGKCISHLTFHELLRGLQGLMLLPPGSSERPLAMLLQNQFGISLLYALLSHGEQLVSLDSTLEEANSDHTSWTDLVVLIAWEIAQMPTASLAEPLAFPSNLLPLFYHHVDKQLVQQLKARMES; encoded by the exons ATGACACGAAAAGAGAAGGACTGGGTGATAAAAGTGCAGATGGTTCAGCTGCAGACTGAGAACCCCCGCCTGGATTACTATTACTACCAGGAATATTATCGGAAACTAGAGAAGAAGCAGGCAGACGAAGAGCTACTGGGACAGAAGAACAGTGTTGAGTCTCTCGAGCTGGAAACGCCTTACATATAGAAGGCAAAGGTTTACGAGTCAGTGGTTCGAATTGAGGGTACTCTGGGTCAAGTAGCTGTGTCAACGTGTTTTAGCCCTCGCCGAGCTATTGATGCTG CCCATGGAACTCAAGAGCAGGATACTGGAGCTGCAAGCAGTGAAAGGCTTCGCCTATTGCACCAGATTGAGAAGATGTTCCTGCAGTTATTGGAGATCGAGGAGGGCCAGAAGGATGGGCCCTCACAGCCCTGCAGCTCTGAGCAGCACAGCAACCAGGTCGAGAAGCTCTTCCAGGCGCTAAAGACCCAGGAGCAGAACaacctggaggaggcagcagatgctctGCAGGTGCTCTCCGTGAGGAAGGGGAAAGCCCAGGTGGCCCGGCTGCTGCCCTTCCTGCCCCAGGATCGGGCTGTCAGCCTTCTTTTGGCTATCACCCACCACCTGCCCCTCCTGGTCCGGAGGGACGTGACTGACCAGGCCCTACACATGCTATTCAAACCTCTGGGCAAATGTATCAGTCACTTAACCTTCCATGAACTCCTCCGAGGACTTCAGGGACTTATGTTGCTACCACCCGGCTCCTCAGAGCGACCACTCGCCATGCTGCTTCAGAATCAGTTTGGAATATCTTTGCTCTATGCTCTGCTGAGTCATGGGGAGCAGCTGGTATCCCTGGATTCTACTCTAGAGGAAGCCAACAGTGACCACACAAGTTGGACAGACCTGGTAGTTCTGATTGCCTGGGAGAtagcccaaatgcctacagcctCTCTGGCAGAACCACTAGCCTTCCCCAGCAACCTACTTCCCCTGTTTTATCACCACGTGGACAAACAATTGGTTCAGCAGCTAAAAGCCAGGATGGAgtcctag